A stretch of the bacterium SCSIO 12827 genome encodes the following:
- a CDS encoding aspartate aminotransferase family protein: MEYNTNSLEENWMPFTGNRDFKKSPRIVVRGEGVHYYDHKGGKILDGSSGLFCCPLGHGRKEIAQAVYEQLLENDYTPPFQLGHPGAFDLAQRVARITPEPMNHIFFANSGSEAIDTALKIAMAYHRVKGQGHRTRFVSRERAYHGVNIGGTSLSGMVKNRETFSGTMPGVVHMRHTWDPKQAFTRGQPETGADLADDLQRICENVGGSTIAACFVEPIAGSTGCLVPPKGYLERLREICDAHGILLVFDEVITGFGRTGAPFAAQAFGVTPDLMTMAKAITNGCQPMGAIAVKDEIYETIINAAPENAIELFHGYTYSSHPAACAAGVAVQKIYEADNTFEKAAGMVDYFQNALYSLEGLDCLADIRGYGMMGAIELKPKGNPGALGTQFQKDLFWRGLHVKFTGDCGVVAPAFVASEADIDAMIGLLREALEEI, translated from the coding sequence ATGGAATACAATACCAATTCCCTTGAAGAGAACTGGATGCCCTTCACCGGCAATCGGGACTTCAAGAAAAGTCCGCGCATCGTCGTGCGCGGCGAAGGGGTGCATTACTACGATCACAAGGGGGGTAAGATTCTCGACGGCTCGTCGGGTCTGTTCTGCTGCCCGCTCGGCCATGGCCGCAAGGAAATCGCCCAGGCGGTTTACGAGCAGCTGTTGGAAAACGACTACACCCCGCCGTTCCAGCTTGGCCATCCGGGGGCTTTCGATCTGGCCCAGCGGGTCGCCCGCATCACGCCCGAGCCCATGAACCATATCTTCTTCGCCAACTCGGGCTCGGAAGCCATCGACACGGCGCTGAAGATCGCCATGGCCTATCACCGCGTCAAAGGCCAGGGCCACCGCACCCGTTTCGTCAGCCGCGAGCGCGCCTACCACGGCGTCAACATCGGCGGCACGTCCTTGTCGGGTATGGTCAAGAACCGCGAGACGTTTTCCGGCACCATGCCGGGCGTCGTGCACATGCGCCATACCTGGGACCCCAAGCAGGCCTTCACCCGGGGCCAGCCGGAAACCGGCGCCGACCTTGCCGACGACCTGCAGCGCATCTGCGAAAACGTCGGTGGGTCGACCATCGCCGCCTGCTTCGTTGAACCCATCGCCGGGTCCACGGGCTGCCTGGTGCCGCCCAAGGGATACCTGGAACGGCTGCGCGAAATCTGCGACGCCCACGGCATCCTGCTGGTGTTCGACGAGGTCATCACCGGTTTCGGCCGCACGGGTGCGCCCTTCGCGGCCCAGGCCTTCGGCGTCACGCCGGACCTGATGACCATGGCCAAAGCGATCACCAACGGCTGTCAGCCCATGGGCGCCATCGCCGTGAAGGACGAGATCTACGAGACCATCATCAACGCGGCGCCCGAGAACGCGATCGAGCTGTTCCACGGCTATACTTATTCGTCGCATCCGGCAGCCTGCGCCGCCGGCGTCGCCGTGCAGAAGATCTACGAAGCCGACAACACCTTCGAGAAGGCGGCCGGCATGGTCGATTATTTCCAGAACGCGCTGTATTCCCTCGAAGGGCTTGACTGTCTGGCCGACATCCGCGGCTACGGCATGATGGGCGCCATCGAACTGAAGCCCAAGGGCAATCCGGGGGCGCTCGGCACCCAATTCCAGAAAGACCTGTTCTGGCGCGGTCTGCACGTGAAATTCACGGGCGACTGCGGCGTCGTGGCGCCGGCCTTCGTCGCGAGTGAGGCGGACATCGACGCGATGATCGGCCTGCTTCGGGAAGCGCTCGAAGAAATCTGA
- a CDS encoding extracellular solute-binding protein gives MGRKPQQKTSDSAGTFAGETARLARAFTRRTLLGNGAALAAGGIGMALAPMLIRPANAKGETVNVLTWTGYVPARFAKTFKKKTGITANITTVGSNEEMLTQVTATHGRAWDVISPSAHRKSQWLALNMTQAWDMKKIPNLANVQPAFLKISESWSWNKGQHHLPHIWGTEGIAWRTDRFMGVYGNLSLADLWLPEMKGLIQGRAHSLMSGIGRMLAEQGKLPPLQDAYKDEGTMRSIWGDILKFAIAHKPWLRALWHDHESQKTNFTRNGVVIGQTWDGPAIELTKAGQPIAYMAPKEGAFAWMDGLSLTAAAKNVDAAHAFVDALYTARAGAQMSNASGYNSVVQGVEGLLTKKARQAFQDAYPGDALEKLWWWPDEPVWFAGLRNAYRDRYLAAK, from the coding sequence ATGGGCCGTAAGCCCCAACAAAAAACATCCGATTCCGCTGGCACCTTTGCCGGAGAGACCGCGCGCCTGGCGCGCGCCTTCACGCGACGTACGTTGCTGGGCAATGGCGCGGCGCTTGCCGCCGGGGGCATTGGCATGGCGTTGGCGCCGATGCTGATCCGGCCCGCCAACGCCAAGGGCGAAACGGTCAACGTTCTGACCTGGACCGGCTACGTCCCCGCCCGCTTCGCCAAGACCTTCAAGAAGAAAACGGGCATCACCGCCAACATCACCACCGTCGGCTCCAACGAGGAAATGCTGACCCAGGTCACCGCGACCCATGGCCGCGCCTGGGACGTGATTTCCCCCTCCGCCCATCGCAAGAGCCAGTGGCTGGCCCTCAACATGACCCAGGCCTGGGACATGAAGAAGATCCCGAACCTGGCCAACGTGCAGCCTGCGTTCCTGAAAATTTCCGAAAGCTGGTCCTGGAACAAGGGCCAGCATCATCTGCCCCATATCTGGGGGACGGAAGGCATCGCTTGGCGCACGGACCGCTTCATGGGCGTCTACGGCAACCTGTCCCTGGCCGACCTGTGGCTGCCGGAAATGAAGGGGCTGATCCAAGGTCGAGCCCATTCGCTGATGTCCGGGATCGGGCGCATGCTGGCCGAACAGGGGAAACTGCCCCCGCTGCAGGACGCCTACAAGGACGAAGGCACCATGCGCAGCATCTGGGGCGACATCCTTAAATTCGCCATCGCGCACAAGCCCTGGCTACGCGCCCTGTGGCATGATCACGAAAGCCAGAAGACCAACTTCACCCGCAACGGCGTGGTGATCGGCCAGACCTGGGACGGCCCGGCCATCGAACTGACCAAGGCCGGCCAGCCGATCGCCTACATGGCGCCGAAGGAAGGGGCCTTTGCCTGGATGGACGGGCTGTCGCTGACGGCGGCGGCCAAGAACGTCGACGCCGCCCATGCCTTTGTCGACGCACTCTACACCGCCCGCGCCGGCGCGCAGATGAGCAATGCCTCGGGCTACAACTCCGTGGTCCAGGGGGTCGAAGGCCTGCTGACCAAGAAGGCCCGTCAGGCGTTTCAGGACGCCTACCCTGGGGACGCGCTGGAGAAGTTGTGGTGGTGGCCGGACGAACCCGTGTGGTTCGCGGGCCTGCGCAACGCCTACCGCGACCGCTACCTGGCGGCGAAATAA
- the fsa gene encoding fructose-6-phosphate aldolase, whose protein sequence is MKFFVDTADVAEIKRLNDTGLVDGVTTNPSLIAKSGRDFIDVIKEICALVDGPVSAEVTATDAAGMIEEGRKLAKVAKNVAVKVPLTEAGLVACKTLSEAGTPVNVTLCFSPAQALLAAKAGAAFISPFVGRLDDIGQDGMSLIGEIAEIYSNYDFQTEILVASVRSPQHVVDAARIGADVCTLPPGVIWQLFKHPLTDKGLEAFLKDWEKTGQSIL, encoded by the coding sequence ATGAAATTCTTCGTCGATACGGCGGACGTCGCCGAAATCAAGCGCCTGAACGACACCGGCCTGGTGGACGGCGTGACCACCAACCCGTCCCTGATCGCCAAATCGGGGCGCGACTTCATCGACGTGATCAAGGAAATCTGCGCCTTGGTCGACGGCCCCGTATCGGCCGAGGTCACGGCGACGGATGCCGCCGGCATGATCGAAGAAGGCCGCAAGCTGGCCAAGGTCGCGAAGAACGTGGCGGTCAAGGTGCCCTTGACCGAAGCCGGGCTGGTCGCCTGCAAAACCTTGAGCGAGGCCGGCACGCCGGTCAACGTGACCCTGTGCTTTTCCCCGGCGCAGGCACTGTTAGCGGCCAAGGCGGGGGCGGCCTTCATTTCGCCCTTCGTCGGCCGGCTTGACGACATCGGCCAGGACGGCATGAGCCTGATCGGCGAGATCGCCGAAATTTATTCCAACTACGACTTCCAGACGGAAATCCTGGTCGCCTCCGTACGTTCGCCGCAGCACGTGGTCGACGCCGCGCGCATCGGCGCCGACGTCTGCACCCTGCCGCCGGGGGTGATCTGGCAGTTGTTCAAGCATCCGCTGACGGATAAGGGCTTGGAAGCCTTCCTCAAGGACTGGGAAAAGACCGGCCAGTCCATTCTTTGA
- the dtd gene encoding D-tyrosyl-tRNA(Tyr) deacylase, producing the protein MRALLQRVTAAGVSLVDDAGAETPLATIGPGLVVLVCAEPKDTDETAQFFARKIANMRMFEDAEGKTNLSIQDVGGQALVVSQFTLAADWKRGNRPGFSGAADPETAERLYLAFVENLKAEGVEVVTGQFRSHMRVTLTNDGPFTIWMDSD; encoded by the coding sequence ATGCGGGCATTGCTGCAACGGGTGACGGCGGCCGGGGTTTCCCTGGTCGATGATGCGGGGGCGGAAACGCCGCTGGCCACGATCGGTCCTGGTCTGGTGGTCCTGGTCTGCGCCGAACCGAAGGATACGGATGAGACGGCGCAGTTTTTCGCGCGCAAGATCGCCAACATGCGGATGTTCGAGGATGCCGAGGGCAAGACCAACCTGTCCATCCAGGACGTGGGCGGTCAGGCCCTGGTGGTCAGCCAGTTCACCCTGGCCGCCGATTGGAAGCGGGGCAATCGTCCCGGATTTTCTGGCGCCGCCGACCCGGAGACGGCGGAACGCCTCTACCTTGCCTTCGTGGAGAATCTCAAGGCCGAGGGCGTGGAAGTGGTGACGGGGCAGTTCCGGTCGCACATGCGGGTGACCCTGACCAACGACGGGCCGTTCACGATCTGGATGGATTCCGACTAG
- a CDS encoding response regulator — MADSEHILVVDDHPDIRDALARYLKEHGYRVTTADRAQSARQVLDTSAIDLVVLDIMMPGEDGLSLCRHLRATTSLPVILLTAMADDTDRIIGLEMGADDYVTKPFNPRELLARIKAVLRRATAMPPVEAEPPGTCYRFGPWTFDPGAQVLSGPGGEPITLSTGESLLLGVFVRHPGRVLNRDQLLDLTRGRTAQLFDRAIDNQVSRLRKKVERDARNPEYIKTHWGGGYSFAAPVEVIRP; from the coding sequence ATGGCTGACAGCGAACACATCCTGGTCGTCGACGACCACCCGGACATCCGGGACGCCCTGGCGCGCTATCTGAAAGAGCACGGCTATCGGGTGACCACGGCCGACCGTGCCCAATCGGCGCGTCAGGTGCTGGACACCAGCGCCATCGACCTGGTGGTTCTGGACATCATGATGCCGGGCGAGGACGGCCTGTCGCTGTGCCGTCACCTGCGCGCCACCACATCTCTGCCGGTGATCCTGTTGACCGCCATGGCCGACGATACGGACCGCATCATCGGCCTGGAAATGGGGGCCGACGATTACGTGACCAAGCCGTTCAATCCGCGTGAACTGCTGGCCCGCATCAAGGCCGTGTTGCGCCGCGCCACCGCCATGCCGCCGGTCGAGGCCGAGCCCCCCGGCACCTGCTATCGCTTCGGTCCCTGGACCTTCGATCCGGGCGCCCAGGTGCTGAGCGGCCCGGGCGGCGAGCCCATCACCCTGTCGACGGGGGAAAGTCTTTTGTTGGGCGTGTTCGTGCGCCACCCGGGCCGGGTTCTGAACCGCGACCAGCTGTTGGACCTGACCCGCGGGCGCACGGCGCAGTTGTTCGACCGTGCCATCGACAATCAGGTCAGCCGCCTGCGCAAGAAGGTTGAACGCGACGCGCGCAATCCCGAATACATCAAGACCCATTGGGGCGGCGGTTACAGCTTTGCCGCCCCTGTGGAGGTCATCCGGCCATGA
- a CDS encoding HAMP domain-containing protein, whose translation MTAPSFRLPWPRSLAAQLIASLLVAITVAQVVSFVVFTSERREDIANARREQVMQRAASLVKMLDRLGTQRDAALTETILTAATSTRVRFWIAPTNAVPADRAEVVDNDYVRSLSDRLGDDDRRRILIMVADHDDHRLLSMPPFIHRLHRKWHGEDAKAAGSPAVDAGAPPHRPVGLALSVSLGGGEWLNGEWAAPPPRVWGIRALIAMALMVLAVSAVSFLIVRRLTRPLRELTAAADALGRGDVPPPLTPRGPGEIRRTTAAFNTMQERLHRFVADRTRMLAAISHDLRTPLTSLRLRAEFITDDAENKQKILNILDEMERITEATLAFARDEQAGGQSEATDIAALCADVAQELGDMGLDVTFTPAGPAVMICQPTAIKRAIRNLAQNAVHYGGRARLAARLENNEILITVEDDGPGIPEADHDSVFEPFTRLETSRSHETGGVGLGLAITRNIVRAHGGDIRLENLTPRGLRVTVSLPLPNDGD comes from the coding sequence ATGACGGCGCCGTCGTTCAGATTGCCCTGGCCGCGGTCCCTGGCGGCGCAGTTGATTGCGTCGTTGCTGGTCGCGATCACCGTCGCCCAGGTCGTCAGTTTCGTCGTGTTCACGTCGGAACGTCGCGAGGACATTGCCAACGCGCGGCGCGAACAGGTGATGCAGCGCGCGGCTTCGCTGGTAAAGATGCTTGACCGCCTGGGGACGCAACGCGACGCGGCCCTGACCGAGACGATCCTGACGGCGGCGACCTCGACCCGTGTGCGGTTCTGGATCGCGCCGACCAATGCGGTGCCGGCGGATCGGGCGGAGGTGGTCGACAATGATTATGTCCGCTCCCTGTCAGATCGCCTGGGCGACGATGACCGGCGGCGGATTCTCATTATGGTGGCCGATCATGACGACCACCGGCTGCTGTCCATGCCCCCGTTCATTCACCGACTGCACCGTAAGTGGCATGGAGAGGACGCCAAAGCCGCCGGGTCGCCTGCGGTGGATGCGGGCGCCCCGCCCCATCGCCCCGTGGGCCTGGCGCTGTCCGTGTCGTTGGGCGGCGGTGAATGGCTGAACGGGGAATGGGCAGCCCCGCCGCCGCGCGTGTGGGGCATCCGCGCCTTGATCGCCATGGCGCTGATGGTGCTGGCGGTATCCGCCGTCAGTTTCCTGATCGTGCGACGCCTGACCCGTCCGCTGCGCGAACTGACCGCTGCCGCCGATGCGCTTGGCCGCGGCGACGTGCCGCCGCCGCTGACACCCCGGGGGCCCGGCGAAATCCGCCGTACGACCGCCGCCTTCAACACTATGCAGGAACGCCTGCACCGCTTCGTCGCCGATCGCACGCGCATGCTGGCCGCCATCAGCCACGATCTGCGCACCCCGCTGACGTCGCTGCGCCTGCGCGCCGAATTCATCACCGATGACGCGGAAAACAAGCAGAAGATCCTGAACATCCTGGACGAGATGGAACGCATCACCGAAGCCACGCTTGCCTTCGCCCGCGACGAACAGGCGGGTGGTCAGTCGGAAGCCACGGACATCGCGGCACTTTGCGCCGACGTCGCCCAGGAACTGGGCGACATGGGCCTGGACGTCACGTTCACACCGGCGGGGCCGGCCGTCATGATCTGTCAGCCGACGGCGATCAAGCGGGCCATTCGCAATTTGGCCCAGAACGCCGTTCATTACGGCGGCCGTGCGCGCCTGGCGGCACGTCTTGAAAACAATGAAATCCTGATCACGGTCGAGGACGACGGCCCCGGTATTCCCGAAGCCGACCACGACAGCGTGTTCGAACCCTTTACCCGGCTGGAAACCTCGCGCAGCCATGAAACGGGCGGGGTTGGGCTGGGTTTGGCGATCACCCGCAACATCGTGCGGGCCCATGGCGGCGACATTCGCCTGGAAAATCTGACGCCCCGGGGACTGCGGGTGACCGTGTCCCTGCCGCTGCCAAATGACGGCGATTAA
- a CDS encoding EAL domain-containing protein: METLNAGANGEPGGEIGTIHDLMETLDHWSAAESDLNHLLLVSFTTLGMPDQQAGVQQALEGAFLTFVHSRGGQVYKLSDLDTAILIKLAEFNRMEAMMDLKVDIMRVIQQHLPEHFSKIDQARLIRPIDLGARLDAAKRFLDAYGDRRRETAGDESGERPLNMQDIQKLRDALRKLGPREFGKRYIRSQTAARIVPGKTAQPVMTEYYVGVDLLKQSILRGVDIRGTGNVFNQLTLTFDQALLYCIGAVTNDRSKTSLNMNVETVFTNAFDHFLNEGGDAGLAGVIIEFRQDNMFQHFSQFQTACDLIHKRGGTVAIDNVQPETLGVVNLHRLKVKMAKVMWRGDAEDSYLQAKDDIRTMQEGGTVMVLAHVDDEQAITIGQSLGINMFQGYHVDKLLAGGTAAKGRG; this comes from the coding sequence GTGGAAACCCTGAATGCGGGCGCAAACGGCGAACCGGGCGGCGAGATCGGCACCATTCACGATCTGATGGAGACGCTGGACCATTGGTCAGCGGCCGAGTCCGACCTCAATCACCTACTGCTGGTGTCCTTCACCACGCTCGGCATGCCCGATCAGCAGGCCGGGGTGCAGCAGGCGCTCGAGGGAGCCTTCCTTACCTTCGTCCATTCCCGTGGCGGGCAAGTGTACAAGCTGTCAGATCTGGACACCGCGATCCTGATCAAGCTTGCTGAATTCAACCGCATGGAAGCGATGATGGACCTCAAGGTCGACATCATGCGAGTCATCCAGCAGCACCTGCCGGAACATTTCTCCAAGATCGATCAGGCCCGTCTGATCCGGCCCATCGACCTTGGCGCGCGCCTGGACGCGGCCAAGCGGTTTCTGGATGCCTATGGCGACCGCCGCCGCGAGACGGCCGGCGACGAAAGCGGCGAACGGCCGCTCAACATGCAGGACATCCAGAAACTGCGCGACGCGCTGCGCAAACTGGGCCCGCGGGAATTCGGCAAGCGCTATATCCGCTCGCAGACAGCGGCCCGGATCGTACCGGGCAAAACAGCCCAGCCGGTGATGACCGAATATTATGTTGGGGTTGATCTGCTGAAGCAGTCGATCCTGCGCGGGGTCGATATCCGCGGCACCGGCAACGTATTCAACCAGCTGACCCTGACTTTCGATCAGGCGCTGCTGTACTGCATCGGCGCCGTGACCAACGACAGAAGCAAGACGTCGCTGAACATGAACGTGGAAACCGTGTTCACCAATGCCTTCGACCATTTCCTGAACGAAGGCGGCGATGCGGGGCTGGCCGGTGTGATCATCGAATTCCGCCAGGACAACATGTTCCAGCATTTCAGCCAATTCCAGACTGCGTGTGACTTGATTCATAAGCGCGGCGGCACCGTCGCCATCGACAATGTGCAGCCGGAAACCTTAGGCGTGGTCAATCTGCACCGCCTGAAGGTCAAGATGGCTAAGGTCATGTGGCGGGGCGACGCCGAGGACTCCTACCTCCAGGCCAAGGACGATATCCGAACCATGCAGGAAGGCGGTACGGTCATGGTGCTGGCGCATGTCGATGACGAACAGGCCATCACCATCGGCCAGAGCCTTGGCATCAATATGTTTCAGGGCTATCACGTGGACAAACTTCTGGCCGGGGGAACGGCCGCAAAGGGCCGCGGCTAA
- a CDS encoding EAL domain-containing protein, which translates to MAFGPSSMAGDAADLLKKLRAMGGKKGDVNTLLLVDLSDLGLPEDGDYLMDEIAEIHARVARVRGGGAYQLSPTNIAVVANLTEMHRMEVPQELKMHLFKILQEEAPENFAAVDQTKIIRTIDMTTQMAGAIRFLEAFEERAKEQGVIAGADGMRALTATDSQAVRAIHAKVGDKVFADTYVQGQSITLIAEGKRPTVIAREYYMRMDLLGSDALKNVSIHESDPLFPQLTLTLDQLMLGMHRHYNPGGGKCALNLTLESVGGATYQKFLAANGAAKLSNVIVELRLADIMRDLRKYEAAQTAVRGQGGTIAVDIIDPASLAVLNLAGFNANIAKISWRESGMETLARNRSVIKQAQDAGCIVVLCRVDSELGLRVGREVGITAFQGLHIEEMLI; encoded by the coding sequence ATGGCATTTGGGCCTTCATCCATGGCGGGGGACGCCGCCGATCTGCTCAAGAAACTTCGCGCCATGGGCGGCAAAAAGGGGGATGTGAACACCCTTTTGCTGGTCGATCTTTCCGACCTGGGGCTGCCTGAAGACGGCGATTACCTGATGGATGAGATCGCCGAAATCCATGCCCGCGTCGCCCGCGTGCGCGGCGGTGGGGCCTACCAGTTGTCGCCGACCAACATCGCCGTGGTCGCGAATCTGACGGAAATGCACAGGATGGAGGTTCCGCAGGAACTGAAGATGCATCTGTTCAAAATCCTGCAGGAAGAAGCCCCGGAAAACTTTGCTGCCGTTGATCAGACGAAAATCATCCGCACCATCGACATGACGACCCAGATGGCCGGCGCCATCCGCTTTTTGGAAGCATTCGAGGAACGGGCCAAGGAACAGGGGGTGATTGCCGGGGCGGACGGAATGCGGGCGTTGACAGCGACAGACAGCCAGGCGGTGCGCGCCATCCACGCCAAGGTCGGCGACAAGGTGTTCGCCGATACCTATGTCCAGGGACAATCGATCACCCTGATCGCCGAGGGCAAGCGGCCGACGGTGATCGCCCGGGAATACTACATGCGCATGGACCTTTTAGGGTCGGACGCGCTCAAGAACGTGAGCATCCATGAATCGGATCCCTTGTTTCCGCAGTTGACCCTGACCCTCGACCAGCTGATGCTGGGCATGCACCGCCATTACAACCCGGGAGGCGGGAAATGCGCCCTCAACCTGACCTTGGAATCGGTAGGTGGGGCGACCTATCAGAAATTCCTGGCGGCCAACGGTGCGGCCAAGCTGTCCAACGTCATTGTCGAACTGCGTCTGGCCGACATTATGCGCGACCTGCGCAAGTACGAAGCCGCGCAGACCGCTGTGCGTGGCCAGGGCGGGACCATTGCCGTCGACATCATCGACCCGGCCTCGCTCGCAGTGCTGAACCTGGCCGGGTTCAATGCCAATATCGCGAAAATATCCTGGCGGGAAAGCGGCATGGAGACATTGGCGCGCAACCGCTCGGTCATCAAGCAGGCCCAGGACGCGGGGTGTATCGTCGTACTGTGCCGGGTTGATTCCGAACTGGGGCTGCGGGTCGGCCGAGAGGTCGGAATCACCGCCTTTCAGGGGCTGCATATCGAGGAAATGCTGATATAA
- a CDS encoding DUF2927 domain-containing protein — protein sequence MRFPERFLPVRFLIIACVLMAAAVTAARAEDDVSNTDLIKAFAGVALGSEHEKRIPRIIKWVAPVNVAIIGKGYPPLFEELVVRQLDDLAKETGHPVKLVYSEVMRQEKRLAPNVSKIPINVLVFFGPKASLPAVIEKRTKGAYKAVDAERMLRLGFCHGRLRINKAGALTFGYAAVPAEIVTQVQYGNVQVDPKIFLRACVTEEITQLMGLVNDVDGLTFSIFSDTSRHVDLTHADRWMLRMLYDPRMKPGMKADQALPIAAQYLALKRPGK from the coding sequence ATGCGCTTTCCAGAACGCTTTCTGCCGGTACGCTTCCTGATTATCGCCTGCGTCCTGATGGCCGCCGCCGTCACGGCCGCGCGGGCCGAGGACGACGTTTCCAACACCGACCTGATCAAAGCGTTCGCCGGGGTCGCCCTTGGCTCCGAACACGAAAAGCGCATTCCCCGCATCATCAAATGGGTCGCCCCGGTCAACGTCGCCATCATCGGCAAGGGCTATCCGCCGTTGTTCGAGGAATTGGTTGTCCGTCAGCTGGATGATCTCGCCAAGGAAACCGGTCATCCGGTGAAGCTGGTGTATTCCGAGGTCATGCGCCAGGAAAAGCGCCTGGCGCCCAACGTGTCCAAGATTCCCATCAACGTGCTGGTGTTCTTCGGGCCCAAGGCGTCGCTCCCGGCGGTCATCGAAAAGCGCACCAAGGGCGCCTACAAAGCCGTCGATGCGGAAAGGATGCTGCGTCTCGGCTTCTGTCACGGGCGCCTGCGTATCAATAAGGCGGGGGCTTTGACCTTCGGCTATGCGGCGGTGCCGGCGGAAATCGTGACCCAGGTCCAGTACGGCAATGTTCAGGTCGATCCCAAAATCTTCCTGCGTGCCTGCGTGACCGAGGAAATCACACAGCTCATGGGGCTGGTCAACGACGTTGACGGGCTGACGTTTTCGATCTTCTCGGACACCAGCCGCCATGTCGACCTGACCCATGCCGACCGCTGGATGCTGCGCATGCTCTACGATCCGCGCATGAAACCGGGCATGAAGGCGGATCAGGCGCTGCCCATCGCGGCCCAGTATCTGGCCCTTAAACGGCCCGGTAAATAG
- a CDS encoding fumarylacetoacetate hydrolase family protein: MAYVIPQPPQSFLPVAGTDDQFPVRRVYCVGRNFAEHAIEMGHDPDREPPFFFMKCPDNLMVGGGEWPYPVASNDVHWELEMVLGLKSGGTNIPAAQALDHVFGYAVGLDMTRRDLQGEAKKMGRPWDVGKAFDLAAPCTAIHPAEKTGHPTSGRIWLERNGEVRQDGDLNQMIWKIPEMIEYLSGLFTLAPGDLIFTGTPAGVGAVQRGDVLKGGVDGVDELTIKVV, from the coding sequence ATGGCCTACGTCATTCCCCAGCCGCCCCAGTCATTCCTGCCCGTTGCCGGCACGGACGACCAGTTCCCCGTGCGCCGCGTCTATTGCGTGGGCCGCAACTTCGCCGAGCACGCCATCGAAATGGGCCATGACCCGGATCGCGAGCCGCCGTTCTTTTTCATGAAATGCCCTGACAACCTGATGGTCGGCGGTGGTGAGTGGCCCTATCCGGTCGCCTCGAACGACGTTCATTGGGAGTTGGAGATGGTTCTCGGCCTGAAATCCGGCGGCACCAACATTCCGGCGGCACAGGCGCTCGACCACGTTTTCGGCTATGCCGTGGGCCTGGATATGACGCGCCGCGACCTGCAAGGCGAAGCCAAGAAAATGGGCCGCCCCTGGGACGTGGGCAAGGCGTTCGATCTGGCCGCCCCCTGCACGGCGATCCACCCGGCCGAAAAAACCGGTCACCCGACCTCTGGCCGCATCTGGCTGGAACGCAACGGCGAGGTTCGCCAGGACGGCGACCTGAATCAGATGATCTGGAAAATTCCGGAAATGATCGAATATCTGTCGGGCCTGTTCACCCTGGCCCCCGGCGACTTGATCTTCACCGGCACGCCCGCTGGTGTCGGCGCCGTGCAGCGCGGCGACGTGCTGAAGGGCGGGGTCGACGGCGTGGACGAACTGACCATCAAGGTCGTCTAA